From the genome of Neomonachus schauinslandi chromosome 1, ASM220157v2, whole genome shotgun sequence:
GACACCTGTGCGGGGCCCAAGGTGGCGCAAATCCCTGTCTGCCCTGCGCCCAGGTGCCTCAGACACCCTCCTCCCCCTTAAGGCTGCGGGTGGGACAAACCgtgaggggcggggaggggaggtgggctcgCTCGCGCGGGACTTCAGCCAAGTCTGGGTCACGCCTCGTCTTGGCGGCTGCCCGCGGCAGGACAGGCAGGGGCAGCGGACCGGAGCGGAGAGGCTGGCCGGGCCCGCCACGCCGCGTCCCCACGCCCCCAGCCACGCGGAGCCGcgtcccgcccccctcccccacccgcagCAAGCGGTCGAGGAACTGCAGTCGCGCGCGCGGGCCCCGGGGGACGGTCACAGCCACTGCCCGGGGACCGCTAGGCGCGGAGCCCCAGGGCGGCTCAGCCGCCGGAGCGGGGCGAGGCAGGGCTCGTAGGCTCCGCCCCGGCCtaggccccgccccgcgccgaAGCCCCGCCCCCAAAGCCACAAGCTTCCGCCCAGGGGATCGGGGCCCGCACCAGGGGCTCCTGTTGAGGCGGGGAGATGAGAAAGGGGTACGAGGGTGATTACTACCTGGGGTGATCTATAGCTAAGGATGCGGGCGATAAGAAGTTAAAAGTTCAAAGCAATCGGTTGTGAGGTCTCGGCAGAGGCCCCTTCCCGCTACAACCGCCCACGCCCACCGTGGCGCCTTTGACCCGGTGAGCCACGTCGacccagggaaggaaaaaaatgccttctggatgggttttgcttttcttcttgccGCCGTGGTACCCCAGGTAATACGGGCATTTCTTCCAAAACTAGAGCATTTCTTTGTTCTGGTGGTTGTTCATAACATTTTCCCCAgctaatatttgagaaaattcacATACCTTACACTGCACCCACTGGAAGTGTAaggttccaggggcgcctggctggctcagtcggtggggcctgcgtgcaactcttgatctcagggctgcgGATTCAAGCTCCACGCCGGGtggagaaattacttaaaaacaaagtctttaggggcacctggctggctcagtcagttaagtgtctgactcttgatttcggctcaggtcatgatctcagggtcttggaatcagccccacttggggctctgGGTTCAGGGGGTCGTCGGCTTgaggcttctctctttccctctccctctgcccctctccccgctgtGCGCAcaagctctgtctctctctcaaataaatgtttaaaaaaagataaaataaaatctttaaaaaaaaaaagaaagtgtaagtTTCATGGGTTTACTATATTCACAGAGTTATGAACCCCCGttctcccctcccagcccatggcaatgactgattttattttctgcttctgtggatttgcctgttctcaAAACCAGGGCATTTCTGCAGAACTGTAAGGCTCCCCAttgtggggaaggagagaaaagtggGGTGAAGTCAGGGCCCCACGGGAACAGGTGGCTTCGGAGCAGGGAGCAAGGCAGGGGCTCTAGGCCGCCTGAGGCCCGTCTGCGGGAAGCCGGTGTGCGCCCTAGTGTGCCGCAGGAGAGGGAAtgcggggaggagagagggtcCTTTGGGGGAGAAAGCAGGGGCGCTGACTGAGAGGACTGGATGGGGGAGGCAGTCAAGGGAGGGGTCCCCAGGCAGCCAGCCTTCAGATGGCCTGGGCACGCTGCATCTGTCCATCTGTGTGGTTCGGCCTCCAGTCACCAAGGGAGCCAAACTTTGTCTCACATCCTCGTAGTTGAGAAAGTCGGTGTTTCCTGCCAGCTCTTTGAAGTAGGTCCTCTTGTCCCTGGGTGCCTACCACTAACTCCCTCCAGGTGCACCTTGACATGGGAGAGAGGAGCTAGAAAGAGAAACTGGGAGAAGCCCAAGGcggaggggaagtggggaaggagggtggaggggggaggagagcaggCCGCAGGGTGGGGCTCCATCTATAAAGGCTGTGAGGCTTGCTGGCCTGCCGGGCAGGAGAGCGTGGAGTCACCCCAGCAGGTACCGGCTCCTGGGACCCCGCAGGTGTTGGTGAGTCCTGCCCCTCTCcgcgctccccccgccccggtcTCCGATCTTGGCAGAGACCAGCCGCAGGCCGCGCCAGCACCACCTGTCCTGTGCAGAGGGCCCTGGGTGTCGGACTTGAGATGGGGGTGTTCCCAGTGCCCGCTGCTGTCCATTTTGGGGCCTCATCACCTCCACCTCTCCCATTATTCCTCAAGACACCCGAGGAGGAAGAGCAGCCTGCACTATGAACCCGTGGCTCGTGCTCTGCCTGGTGGCCAGCTTGGTGGGCGCCTGGTCTACTATCCATGCTCAAGGTAATGTCTTGGGCCATACCTCCCCTGCCTCCCGGcagccctcccccgcctcccggcagccctcccccccccatccttcctgccctcccccgtTCGCCCCTCCCCTCTTCCAGAAGCCTTCCCCGTTCCCTCTCCCATCCAGAAGGCACCGAATTCTGACAGACAGCTCCCGCCCCAGGGCTGTAGAAACTCCTGGCATTTGTGCAGCTTCCTGGGGGTGCAGGCCCCCCAGCTCCTCCTTCCAGAGCCCCTGTGGTGCCTCCTCCACGGTCCGAGACCCAAGGCCTCCCTGCCAGGACTCGAGCCAGCCCAGGGACTGTGGGGAGCAAGGGTGGCTCCCAGTGGTGGCAGATCTAGGGACACACTGCAGTGATGTGACCCAACAGGAGTGAGTCGTCCCCCCACCCACAGGCTACCTGTGTGCTGAGAGTTACTACTCAGTCttcatgagcctcagtttcctcatctgcaaagtggggctCTGAAATCCCCCTGTGGAGATAGGACATGAGAATCCAATGGGCTGATATTTGCAAAACTCTTGGCCCAGTACCTGGGCAACAACAGCGATAACCATTACTGTTATTAATGGGGAGTCCCTTCCCACTTCTCCCTCCATTAGGCAGCTGAGGATTTGGTGCATACAGTATCCACCAAGAGCCCGGCCGCTATGTCTTGCAACCCCAGGATATAGGACAGGGCTCCAGGGGAGGAGGCTGAGCCCCAGCAGCTGGCTGAGCAGGGTCCCTGGCTTGGTCAAAGCCCCAGAGCCCCCTTCCCCGCCACCTGCCCTACCTGCCCCACCTGCCCGTCACTAGGTCTGAGAGGCCCTAGCTTCCAGCAGACCTTACCTTTGCCCAGGATCGGGCTGGGCTTCATTCCCATTGTCCTACTATCAGAGGCCCATTCCAGGAGCCAGGCCCAGCTTGGGGCCCTTTGATCCTGGGGGCAGAGTGGCCCCTGGCCTGCCTGGTACTGCAACTGAGGGTCCATCCAGCACCCCTGCCACTTGCCCTCTGGGGCCAAGGTTTGGAGATGCGGGGGAGCACTAAAGTCCTCCCCCATCCTTCCTACTGCACTTGGCCAGAACTCAGGTGTGGTGCCTGGAGGCAGGGGTCAGCTGAGGGATGGATCCCACAGGGCCTTGAAGgcctctcactgtctgtctcatcaattccacctgctcatgctcccaGGCCCTGCCGGCACACCTCTTCTTCCAAGCCCGCCCCGCTCCAGGTCCCTGCTCTTCCCCCCTCCCAGCACAGACCGACCCCTGGGTCTCCCCACCAAGCTGAGAGAGCCCCATGTCCAATCCCCCTCTGTGTTTGTCTACACATCTGGCACCTAGTAGGAACTCGAAATGCTTTTTTCAAGCAATCAGTAAATGAACAGAGACCTCCTGGTTTCTGGCCCGCTGACTGAGTGGTCACTCTGCTGGGGACAGAAGGGCAGAGGCCCTTGAGATGGCCCTAGGTGGGGGAGGGCCAGGCTGAGCAGGACTTGGGGCGTCAGGAGCGGCCGGCCAGACCGTTCATTTTaggagggcctgggctgggcaTGGTGGCCCCCGGCGCCTCCTCGGGGAGCTCCATCTGTGCCCCTTGCCCTCCGCCCCAGAGCAGAAGTGGCTTTGGTCCCTCATTCATTGTGTGGTCCTGGGCCCTTCCCAGCCCCGGACTGTGGACCCCCTCCAACTCCTGCCAGCTGTCCGCATATCAGGAGCCAAAGGGGAGCCGCGTTGGCCTCCTTCTCACCTGGGCTGGGAGGGCTATGGtctgttttggggtgcctgcgtCTGGGGCAGCCCGTGCAGAGCGCATGTGCACACAGAGACGTGAGCTCCAGCCGTGCTTGCAGGTGTCTCTGAGGACTGCTGCCTGGCCTACCACTCCCGTGTTCGGCCTGGCTTCCTCCGGCACGCCCGGAGTTACCGGCGCCAAGAAGTGAGCGGCAGCTGCAACCTGCCTGCTGTGATGTGAGTGGGACTGTGGGAGGCTGGCGTGGGCAGGGGGAGTCTCCTACACAGCTTTGCTCCCCGCTCACACCCTAACCTGGGgacctgctcccccaccccaccccccagattcTTCTTCCCGAAAAACAAGATCCTGTGTGCGAACCCACGGGACAGCTGGGTGCCGAAGATGGTAGACTTCCTGGATGCTGGGAACAAGACCCTCTCAAAGCGCCACTGGAGACACTTGCAAGGTGGGTGAGACCCACGCCCAGCCTCCAGGGGgcctctgcctccctgctgtGGGCCCCTGGGCTCCTCAACCCCCAAAGGAGGGGATCGAAGTCCAGCATGCTGACAGCTGCCGCCGCCCCAAAGAGGACCCGCCGATTGCTGGTGAGTGGAGACTGAGTGAATGAACAACTCCTTTAGCCAAGACTTTTTCCATTGTTAGAAATGGCAAACGCAAGCAAATGGGAAACTCGTCAGCTCAAGTAACTAGCCAACGGCTTCAGGCTTGGCTGGATCCAGGTGCTCAGAGAGTATTGGTGGAGTTcttatctatttctttctctcttgtacAGTCATCCTCTTTGGAGCTAGGAAGTCGAGCACTGGAATCTCCAAGCTGCCGCTGCCCAAGGTTAGCAGGCTCACCAGAAGCGACAAGGAAAACTACCCTCCTGACAAAAGCTAATCCAGGTAAGGACTCTGATCATGtgaccatcccccacccatcacCACTGCTGAGGGATGAGGGCTCATGATCAGCACAGACTGGGTGAGGGGACTCCCTTCCAGGACCAAGGAGGCTGGTTCTGTGGTCAGCCCTGAAGGCTGACACTCAGGGGGCTGTTTACTGCCCTAACCCAGCCTAGGGGGCTTCAGCAAGTGCTGCAATGAAATGTCAGGTGTGCGGACCAACAGCTGCAGGGCCCCCAGCTCCACTCCAGTCCCCGTCACCTGCCGGCCTCTCCAATCCCCCCTGCAGGACCGTGAGCCGACACATCTCCAGGATTAGCCCAGTGCAAGATGGGCTGGACCTTCCTCCACTGCAACAGTCCCCTGCGGCTCCGGGTGCCCCAGCCTCCCTGTCATTCGGGCCAAATTCAGTCCTGTGCCTGAGCCTGCGGTTGGCTCCCTCCCATCACCCCTGCCCCATCCCGCTCCTCAGGCAGCTGGAAGGAGAGAGCTGACCTTACTTCAAGCCCTCTTGCCTGCTCCAGGAGCCAGAGTCTGCGCTAAGCTATGGGTCTTGTAGAGGATCACCGGAATACATTGCCCGCCTGCAGCCTCTTGCCACCCGCCCTGGGCCACTCCTGCCGGGTCCCTCTGGGTCCTTGCAAAGCACCAGTCCATCCCAGGACACTTCTCCCAGGCTGCTTTtctatagttttttaaataaacctttgATGAGATGCCATGCCTGTCGCGTTTCAGTTTGGGGTGTGAGTTGCTGCCCCCACCTGTGTTGAATCCCACGTGACCATCCCACCCCCAGATCTGTGCTGGCAATCCTCACAGCTGATGGCTCCCAGGGGACACGCTGGCTACAGGCCCGGGTTCGAGTCCAGttggtgaccttgagcaaacccCTTGCTCTCTTGGCGCCTCTTTCCTTGCCTCTAAAACGGGGCTCACTGTGCTTGTTCTGCTCAGCTCCCTGGGCTGTAGTGAGGCTGGCTAATGCGGAGGAGCCCTCTGCAAGCTCTGACAGGGGTCCAGAGAAGCTCCGGTTGGGTCAGGGGGACCAGAACTAGGCCAGGAACAGAGCCCTGGGACCAGGCACCCGTGACCATcctgcagggagaggcagggccacATTCAGGTCACTCAGCCAGACTCAAGCCATCCAACTGTCCTCTCCCCGGGCGGTCTGTTTCCACCACGAGAGAGAACATTCCAGATGAAAACCAAATGCTCCCTCTCTAGAGGACAAGAGGCGGTTTGGGGGCTGATGGGTCACACCCAGGCCCCGCTAGGCTGTGGAGGCGATTCGGGCAGATTCTACAAACTCTCTAAGCCTTGGTTCCGCCCCCTGTAAAATGGGTGATATCGCCGGTTTTCTCAGACAAGTCAGCGGGGACCAAATGCTCTactctctggggtgcctggctggctcagtcaggagcgCGTGTGACTCTGGACCTCGGGGTCGTGagctccagccccacactgggtgtagcgattactaaaaaataagtaagcaaatttaaaaaaaataaatgtgccgTCTGACAGGCACAGCGTCCGCACACGCTGACTGCACAGCCACGCTCTCCCGGGACGGACGCGGGCTCTGCTGCCTGCCACCGGGGGTCACCTTCACCTCCGTAAGCCTGCTTTCCAATCGGTGAAATGGGGATGAGCACAACAGCCTCTATTCCAGGCGGTTGCAAGGACTAGTAAATGGGTTGACAATGGGAAAATACTTGGAACGGCGCCTGGCACATCATATGTGGTCAGGAAGCATGAGCCGTTGTCGTCAGGATCGGTGAACCCGCAAGGGCTTCCAGGGGTGGCCACCATCAGCCCGGCCTTGTGCCACTCACGGGTCTGAAGTTCACAGAACCTGTCTGCACCCTGGGACCGTGTCCTCCACCCCCAGGTGGACAGTGGCCTTCCCGTGTCTCACCTGCATGGTTTCTCCTCCGAGCCCCAGGCTGAAGTCCATCCTACCCTCCGGGGCCTCCTGCTCCCCGACCTGTGAGCCCGGCCTGGCCCTGCTGAGGGCAGCATCTCCTGACTTCCAGAACATGCCAAAGGGGCAGACTCAACCCAAAATAACTTTATTGTTGTCTCTGCTTCTGATATAAAAGCAGGCTGGAACCCTAGCCCACCCCACCGGGGGCTCGAGCATGGCTGCGTGTCACCAACTCTGGCTGGGGCCCCAGAGGCTCTTTGGCTCGGAGGGCCAAGGCCCAGGCCCACCCCAGCTGTCCGTTCCCATGTCCCACCGCGCCCCAGGGGTGAGCCCTGGGGCAGTGCAGCAGTGTAAGCCTGAGACTGACCAGCTACGGTGAATCACAGGCCCCTCCTTGACCCTGGTTGGTGGAGGAGGACGGTGCATGCCGTGGCTTCCAGCTGTCTCCAGACAAGGCGGAATGTTGGTGTCCCCCTAGGCAGAGGCTGGGTTCGCCTGAGGTCGCAGAATCACATTTTACTCTTCCTGAGTTTTGGGGTTCCACCTGGTCAGTGATCCCATCGCTGGTGGGATCGGTAGCCCCCCAACTCCAGAATCTGCCGTTCAGGAGAAGAGGATGAATGGGGGGCCCTGGGGCGCACCCGAGGCCAAGGCTTCACCAGGGTCACCAGGGTCTCTCTGCGGTGTGCAGTGAGCTGAGTGACATCAGTTTCCCCCAAATCCTGCCGGAAGAGGCAAGGATGGGGCAGTGCGCATGCAGGGAGTCCAGAGAGGGGGCTGCGGGAGGGGCCTGAGGTCAGGCAGGAGGTGCGGGCTCCTTCCAGCTACAGCAGCCGCAGATGCACCTTCAGCCGCAAGGCCCCGCCCCCTGGTGTCAGCTGCCCCTtcggccaggtgccccagggccctGCCACGCTCACCACCTCCAGCTGGTAGGTTCCAGGCCCTGGCCTCCGTCGCCCCAGCTGCAGGGAGCTGAGGCCCCGGAGGTGATGCATGCGGAAGAAACCTGGCCCATTGCCACGGGCAATGACATAGCGGACCCGTCCCCGCAGGCTCTCCAGGGCTGGCCGCAGCTCCAGGATGTGCTCAGCCCCGCCCAGGCGTGAGAGGTTCAGGCCCAAGGTCAGTGGGGCCTCCGAGTCAAGGCTGGCCAGGCTCACCTGTGGACAAAGACCAGGCAGGTGCCGGTCAGAGGCGGGGAGAATGGGAATGCAGTGGATAGGGGCCACAAGAGAGGAGCTGCCCAATAGCCTTCCGgttcccggggtgggggggtttgCGACGCTTCCTGCATCTGGGCTCTTTGAGAGCACCCTGTGTGCAGATGACAAACCCCTCTTTATGTGAACTGCTCTGAGTGCGCTCCTGGTCCTGGCAGCCGGACAGGGCCCTGAATGAGCCAGTGGCCTCAATGGCAGGCTAACCGGGACCGGGTGACGTAGCCAGTCCTACAGGAGGtgatctgtgttttcttctccttggCTCTGGGCACTGCTATTTGTTCCGCCTCATTTACATGTTGGGGGCGGTGCTTTGTGGTTGTGTTAATGTGAAAGCTAGTCCTGTTTCCCTGCCCCTCCGGTCTGGAGACTTCAGCCCTCCCCACTACCCGGCAGTGTTGCTCAGACATGTGCTCTTGCTGACACCTGCTGGCAGTCTTGGGTATTGCAGGCAAAGCCGGGGAGGGTGCAGGGgaatggggggaagggggcagccCCCCTCCACCCAGATCCACGGGCGCCCAGCCCAGGAGCCCCGACGACCACTGCACTCACTCTTACAGACACAGGGCCCTACCTTTGAGAAGCTTACAGAAAACAATGGCAACAataggaaaggggagaaaaaggggGGATAGGACAAAGTAATACGCTCATATTTAGTTAAATCCAATACTGAAAGCCCCTCAGACCCAGCATTCCTATCTCacttctgccttccttctccccacctggTGGCCCCCGTAGGCGCTGCGCTGTGGCCGGTCATGAGGGGCGAGTCCATTGATCTTGCATTCATAGCAGGCTTCGGATGAGAGCAGCTCCTCCTCGTCTGGGGCCTCCTGGGGTCCAGGGCTGAAGCCCAGGCCAGAGACACAGTGCCTGGGCCAGGACAAGGGGGTGGTGGGTCTTCAGGGGCAGGCTGGTGGGATCTCCCCCgcaccccctccagcccccactctCCATTCAGAGCCACACTGCCCGTGGGGACGGGTGCTGGTGTGTAAATGTGCGGGTGAGCCTTTGCGTGCGCATGCACAAAggacgtgtgcgtgtgtgcacgcatCCCTTAGCTCACCCGGGCAGAGATGTGAACCTGCAGGCACCCCGGCTGCTGGTGTGTATTATGTGCACACATGTGGACACTGAGACATATGGATGCATAAGGTACCCAGGCGTGTTGGTGTAGGTGTGAGTCGTGCAGAGGCGCGAGGGTATCACAGAGAGTGTGCACCTACCGTTGTGCACGTGCAAATATATAGGAGCACCATGCAGGCAATTACACCAAAATGGGGTGTGAGCTCGTGTGTGCACCCACACGTGTGCTGTGGGTGCCCAGGTCtctgtgcacacgtgtgcaaATGGCCTGCGTGCGTggacatgtgtgtgtgcgtgtgcgcgctcTCACGGGGTTGGGGACTCTGCCTGCCCCGCTCCAGCCCCTCACCCTTGCCCGGCCCGGAAGTAGCCTTGGGGACAGCCACACAGGAAGCCACCAGGGGTGTTGGTGCAGCTGTAGCTACAGGGGCCTCCCCGGGCGGCACACTCGTCTAGGTCCTGGCAGCCCCCCAGGGCCTGGTCAAAGTCAAAGCCAGAGGGGCAGACGCAGCGGAAGCCGCCCAGCGTGTTGTGGCAGGAGGCACTGCCACAGGCCGCAGGGGACAGCGCACACTCGTTTTCGTCTGTGAGTggggacagcaagagagagagaacgtgggGGGGGCGGCTTTTGCACCCCCAAAGCCCCTGCCCACAGCACTCCCGGTCCCCACGCAGTTAACTCCGGCTCCTCCTTCAGAGCCCTGGGTCAGTGTCACCCTCCATCAGGCTCTCCATCAGCCCTGGCATAGGTCTGCCCCACCCCTACACTCCTCAACTCCCCCAGCCCTGTCATCCTCCCTCGAAGCATTTCTCAAAATTTCCCAGGAATCCTAAATTTGGGACCATCTAGAATGAGGTTTCGTACTTGGCACAACTGACAGTGGGGACTGGATCATTCTCTGTGGTGGGGGCTGTCCCGTGCACCATACAATATTGAGTGGTACCCGTGGCCTCCACGCACGAGATGCCAGGAGCATCCACCTCCCAGTTGTGATGAGCAGAAGGTCTCCAAGACCCTTCAAAATGTCCCCAAGGGGGCAGAACCATtcccagctgagaaccactggcctaatTAACCCCGGTCCCCACCACTAGAGGAGAACCCCGGTGAGCAGGGATGGAGTCTGCTACTTGGCCCACTTCTGCATCCCAGGGCCTGACGCAAGGTAGGTCTGGGGCAAGCTGCAGCTGGAGGAGTGAGGGCGTGAGtgtgcagagggggaggcaggccGACCAGGAGGAACCGGCAGCAGGGCCGAAGGTGTGTGCCGTCCCCAAGGGCCAACTGCTGCAGGGCAGGGCAAAGATGGAGAACGTAGCTGAGGACCCACCATCAGGGGCGGGAGGAGGAACCAGGGAGAAAGGAGTGTCAGAGAGGcggtgggagggcaggggcagccgCGTCATAGAGGCGGAGGGAGGAAAGTGTCCAGGAGGAGCAGGTAGTGGTGCCCAGAacaggggaggtggaggggtcTCCAAAGAGCGGGCCCAACAAGGGTAGAGAGTGAAAGCCAGACTgtaggggaagagcagagagacgTGGTAAGGATGAGGCTGCCATGAGGAGGGCTCGAGCACAAAGAGAAGCATGCGATGGAGAAGTTCGGGGTGCAGAAGGCTAGTCCCCCAGACTGAGGGCCTCTGCAACGGCTATGGCAAAGACGCAGCATGCACGCCCCTGGTCCCCATTGCCACACCGGAGCAGGCATCACTAATCAATCCCAGCACTCTTTCCCAGTGATCACAGGTACTGACTCAGAATCCTTCTCAGCTGAGCCCCCCCCCAGGCCACCACTCCCTAAAAAGTGGACTTGAGCTTTGCCAAGCTTGCCCTGCGCCTCCCCAgcagtggaggtggggggtgcaCGACCCAGATGGGGGTGGTTCCTAGTTGCCTGCTCTGGACACATTCTGATGGGGGGGGGGCCCGGCTTCCTCCCAGCCCTGGACACTCACCCACACACTGGCTCCACTGGGAGTGCGGGGTGAAGCCCTGGGGGCAGCCACAGCGGTAGCCCCCCAGCTCGTTCTGACAGCCGTGCTGGCAGCGATGGGGCCCGTCACACTCGTCCACGTCTGCGAGACACGGACAGGGCCAGACGGCTTGCCTGGCGGCCCCTCTGGACCACAGCCCGGGCCCGGACCCCACCCAAAGCCCAGCTCTACCTTCACAGCCTCGGCCTGAGCTGTCCGGGGCGAAGCCTTGGTGGCACTCACAGTGGAAGCTGCCGGGCGTGTTGTGACAGCGCCCATGGGTGCCACACGGGCCAGGCTGAGCCAAGCACTCGTCATTGTCTGCAGGGGACAGAGAACGGGCAGGACGGCCTAATGGTTAGGGGATTCGGGTCGGGCACCACCGTGCCGGGCCCACCGCCTGATCAACGGTTTGGCTTCAGGCAAGTCACtgtccctctctgtgcctcagtttctccttctgtgaAATGAGATCTGTAACCGTCCCCACCTCCCAGAACTGTCCCGAACATTCGAGATCATGCACGTATAGGACTTCATTCGACTCTCATCGGCATTGCCTCcaaagctgtgtgacctggggtgGCCGACTTACCCTCTGTGGGCTCAGGAGGGGGTGACTTGTAAGAAGAGACACCCAAgaccttgctctctctctctctgccttgggaGCCACAGAGAGGAGGCAGCTGGTAAGAATCCTTACCAGAAACCGACTGTCCCggcaccctgaccttggacttccaggctcTAGAACTGTGAGCAGTAAGTGTCTACTGTTTaagccccaccccccacgccgGTCTAGGGTGTTTTGTGACAGCAGGGCAAGCCAAGACATGGCTGGTTATGGTGGTAATGGCCCACACTGGTGGTTTATTTCTGGCCGGCAACCCTAGTTTTGGCTTCCTAGAGTATGAAGATTCTTGACCCTAGACACTTCCCATTAGGGACTTGGACTCTCTCTTGGGTGCAAGAGACACTGGGGACATGGGGCTTCTGAGCCAGGGTGGCTCCTGTATCTGCTTGTGGGCTCATCCCTCATGTCCAAGCTGTCCCTTGAGGGGCCACAGAGACCAGCCCGGGATTCCTGCCAGGATCCCACCAGAGAGAAGCATCGGGCGCTACGGCGGTTTCTCTCCCTTGCATCCAGCAAGGCAAACCAAGGGTCAGGGGCCCTACTGTGGTCATGTAAGTTTGATCTTCTAGTTCAGGCATCAGCAAACAGAGGCCCTGAGACCCAAATCTGGCCCGCTGCCTGTTTTTTTGTAAATGCATTTCATTGGCACACGGCTTTGCCCATTCGTTTATGATGCACACCGTCTGTGGCTACTTTTGATCTACAAGGGCAGGGCTGAGTGTTTTCCACAAAGGCCATATGGACCACAAAGCTGAAAAGATCTACTGTTGGACATTTGATAGAAAAACATTGGCGACCCCTGATCCAGTCAGCCTAAGCCCACCCACAAGGAGTACAGGCTATGCGGGTGTGAGTGAGGAATGACCCGGAGCCCTCGATCTGTGGGAGAGGAGTCTCACGTGAGCTTGCCCGGTGCATGGCACGCATGGGCCGTGTGCAGGGCCCGCACGTGTACGCGCATCGAGCTGCCCTTGTTAGGTGTGCGCATCTTCGGGGACAGAGAAAATAACTGTGCAGAGAACAAGAAATGCAGCTTGTTTCAAGGCTCACAAGGCTCTTCCCAGATGGGCACACAACTCGCTCCAGCACCTCCTTCTGCCCTTTGTACAAATGTCCCTTTTGACGAGGCTTCTCCTGACGCCTACGTGAAATACTGCAGTCTTCCCGATCTCGTTACtctgctttatgttttctttctttcgtgCCACGCGTCGCCTTCCAACACACTCTGGTGTTAACTTACTGTCTGCTTCTGCCTGGATGCCCTGCTAGTGGGGACAATCTGCGGCACGGCAAGCTTGCTCTTGTGTGCACTGCTGCGCCCTCGGGGTTTAGAACAGGCCTAGGCAAATCGCTTCTGCAAAGGGACAGCTAGGAAAAATACGTGTGACTTTGTTGCAGCTACTTGGCTCTGGCTCTGCTCTTGTAGCTCAAAAACAGCCACAGACcgtatgtaaatgaatgggcgtGACTgcgtgccaataaaactttattaacaaaagCAAGTAGGGGGCTGGGCCTGACCTAGGCGATTGGCGTGGGCAGCCCTCTGGCCTAGAGGTCTCAGTAGGTGTGGGCTGAGTGGGTTAGTGGGAGCCTGAATGGGGCCACCCACGGCTGGGCTTGGCCCTCAGCGGGAGTCTGATTCTTTCACACTAAAAA
Proteins encoded in this window:
- the CCL25 gene encoding C-C motif chemokine 25 — protein: MNPWLVLCLVASLVGAWSTIHAQGVSEDCCLAYHSRVRPGFLRHARSYRRQEVSGSCNLPAVIFFFPKNKILCANPRDSWVPKMVDFLDAGNKTLSKRHWRHLQVILFGARKSSTGISKLPLPKVSRLTRSDKENYPPDKS